The DNA region GAAACAGTGCCTAGGTCAATCGATGCCGGAAGAAGTCGACTGTCCTCTCCAGTGCTTGCTGCGCGGCCCGAGGCGACCCGAGCCACATGTGGTCGGCGTCCTCATAGACCTGCAGCTCGACGTCGGCACCTGTTTCACGCAGAGCGCTGTGAAGACGCTCGCTCTGCTTGAGCGGGACGAACCGGACGGCGGCGTCGTGCACCAACAGGAACGGCGGTGCGGTCGCGGAGACGTGTGCGGCTGGGCTGGCCTGCTCTGCCACGGCCGGAACCGTACATGGCGGGGCTCGTCGGCGCTGAGCAGCACGGTGACGAGCGTGTCGTACAGCTGGGAGCGCTCGCCCTCGCCGTCCTTGAGAAAGTAGGGCTCGGGAGCTCCGGGGAGAACTCCGCTCCAGCTCGGCTTCTGCCCGGGCCGCAAAAGTCCGAACGTCATTGTCTGCTCCTCACTGGACTATTGCATGAACCAGCCGGCGAGAAAGGCGTGAACGTTAAAAGGGGCGGCGGCATGGCCGCAGA from Streptomyces sp. B1I3 includes:
- a CDS encoding S9 family peptidase, with protein sequence MERSSPRSSRALLSQGRRGRALPAVRHARHRAAQRRRAPPCTVPAVAEQASPAAHVSATAPPFLLVHDAAVRFVPLKQSERLHSALRETGADVELQVYEDADHMWLGSPRAAQQALERTVDFFRHRLT